The following are encoded in a window of Paenibacillaceae bacterium GAS479 genomic DNA:
- a CDS encoding phosphocarrier protein: MEKTFTIVNPTGIHARPARKIVEAAKPFAGDVHLIKGDIRSNAKSLVKVLSVGAKQGDVVTVSAQGEGAEAVVDAIGAVLSSAEAE, from the coding sequence ATGGAAAAAACATTCACGATTGTAAATCCGACTGGCATTCATGCCCGTCCGGCGCGGAAAATTGTCGAGGCGGCGAAGCCTTTTGCCGGTGATGTGCATCTGATTAAAGGCGACATTCGCAGCAATGCGAAAAGCCTCGTGAAGGTGTTGTCGGTCGGCGCCAAGCAAGGCGACGTCGTTACGGTTTCGGCCCAAGGCGAAGGGGCCGAGGCTGTTGTGGACGCGATCGGAGCGGTTCTGAGCTCCGCGGAAGCGGAATAG
- a CDS encoding phosphoenolpyruvate-protein phosphotransferase — protein MRTIQGIGAAPGYAIGLAKRVGAELSVAARSIAAEEAGREAERFDAAVAQASRELEAIRERMSAEGRQHEAEIFEAHVFLLEDEELVGVARERITEGLQAADSALWETAEEVALVIAALDDPYLRERAADVRDVSQRVIRILQGAVDVGTATEPRVAGEAAMLKASVGREAERSSLEENAGVGVTGATNAATVPGSIVWEDYLANIQAPLKQVLIAEDLTPSDTAQLDPEQVAGFATAVGGRTSHSAIIARSVGVAASVGAGEALNDIKDGQPVIVDGFSGEIIVDPTVEELERYHALEAEYRRSQAENEAFRGRPSISADGVQVELAANIGSAQDAVQAKKHDAEGIGLFRTEFLYMGRDTLPGEDEQYGAYRAAAEALGPDASVVIRTMDIGGDKELPLLDLPREDNPFLGYRALRISLDRPQLFKTQLRAILRASAHGNIKVMFPMVATLGEWRRAKALLDEAREELRAEGKPFRDDMEAGIMIEIPAAAMMADRLAREVDFFSIGTNDLVQYTMAADRMNPKLSYLSDPLHPPVLRLIDRVIRAAHAEGKWVGMCGEMAGNPLAVPLLLGMGLDEFSMSSSAILSTRALLSRLNQSELTALAAAALDLDSADDVRALVEQRVPQAAARA, from the coding sequence ATGAGAACGATTCAGGGAATCGGAGCCGCCCCGGGTTATGCCATCGGCCTCGCGAAGCGGGTCGGGGCGGAATTGTCCGTCGCCGCGAGATCGATCGCGGCGGAGGAGGCTGGGCGCGAGGCGGAGCGTTTCGACGCCGCCGTGGCGCAGGCATCCCGGGAGCTGGAAGCGATCCGGGAGCGGATGAGCGCCGAGGGGCGTCAGCACGAGGCGGAGATTTTTGAGGCTCACGTCTTCCTGTTGGAAGACGAGGAACTGGTGGGCGTGGCCCGCGAGCGCATCACCGAGGGGCTGCAAGCCGCCGACTCCGCTCTATGGGAGACGGCGGAGGAGGTGGCTTTGGTCATCGCCGCGCTGGATGACCCGTATTTACGGGAGCGCGCCGCTGATGTGCGCGATGTGAGTCAGCGGGTCATCCGCATCCTGCAAGGAGCGGTAGATGTTGGCACGGCGACAGAGCCACGCGTTGCGGGAGAAGCAGCGATGTTAAAAGCATCTGTAGGTAGAGAAGCCGAACGCTCGTCACTCGAGGAGAATGCAGGAGTTGGCGTTACGGGAGCTACAAATGCTGCCACAGTTCCAGGCAGTATTGTCTGGGAGGATTACCTTGCGAACATTCAAGCCCCGCTCAAGCAGGTGTTAATCGCGGAGGATTTGACTCCATCCGATACGGCACAGCTGGACCCGGAGCAGGTGGCTGGTTTTGCGACAGCCGTCGGGGGCCGGACTTCGCATAGCGCCATCATCGCGCGTTCTGTCGGCGTCGCTGCATCAGTCGGTGCGGGCGAGGCGCTGAATGATATAAAAGATGGACAGCCTGTCATCGTGGACGGATTTAGTGGTGAGATCATCGTTGATCCAACGGTAGAAGAGCTGGAGCGTTATCATGCGCTCGAAGCAGAATACCGCCGCAGCCAAGCCGAGAACGAAGCTTTCCGCGGCCGTCCGTCCATCAGCGCCGATGGCGTGCAGGTGGAGCTCGCTGCCAACATCGGTAGCGCTCAGGACGCCGTCCAGGCGAAAAAACATGATGCAGAAGGCATCGGCTTGTTCCGCACGGAGTTCCTTTATATGGGACGGGACACGCTACCCGGTGAGGACGAGCAGTACGGAGCCTACCGCGCCGCTGCAGAGGCGCTCGGCCCGGATGCTTCTGTCGTTATTCGCACGATGGATATCGGTGGCGACAAAGAGCTGCCGCTGCTGGATCTGCCGCGCGAGGACAATCCTTTCCTCGGCTACCGCGCCCTGCGCATCAGCCTGGACCGTCCGCAGCTGTTCAAGACCCAGCTGCGGGCAATACTGCGCGCCAGCGCTCATGGAAACATCAAAGTGATGTTCCCGATGGTCGCCACGCTCGGCGAGTGGCGTCGCGCCAAGGCACTGCTGGATGAGGCGCGCGAGGAGCTGCGCGCTGAAGGCAAGCCGTTCCGAGATGATATGGAAGCCGGTATCATGATCGAGATTCCAGCCGCCGCCATGATGGCGGACCGTCTGGCACGAGAGGTCGACTTCTTCAGCATCGGCACGAATGATCTCGTGCAGTACACAATGGCGGCCGATCGGATGAATCCGAAGCTCAGCTATTTGAGCGATCCGCTGCATCCGCCGGTGCTTCGCCTCATCGACCGCGTCATCCGCGCTGCCCATGCCGAAGGCAAGTGGGTCGGCATGTGCGGCGAAATGGCCGGCAATCCGCTGGCGGTGCCGCTCTTGCTCGGCATGGGCCTGGACGAGTTCAGCATGAGCTCGTCCGCCATCCTCAGCACGCGCGCGCTGCTCTCGCGCTTGAACCAGTCCGAGCTGACGGCGCTTGCCGCCGCCGCTCTGGACCTGGACAGCGCGGACGATGTTCGCGCGCTGGTGGAGCAACGCGTGCCGCAGGCGGCAGCACGCGCCTAA
- a CDS encoding transcriptional antiterminator, BglG family: MSGGREYRVERAVGNNVILTVRVDTGKEYVLFGKGLGFEAKGLQTIPGDDPRIEKRYRLDDKEEAGRYRLLLEEIEPESVAIAERIVERIREDMGIPVSPKVYFALPSHIQFAVFRLHSGMEISNPFLEETKLAFPQEYAIAAEAARMIEEAFGIPIPEEEIGFLTFHVHSAAGELSAGQLARRTKLMAEMIALIEQEGDIEIPRRGSDYARLVMHLHHALDRLAEGKSVTNPFADEIADKFPEMYRIAALAAEKMEKELSLSVGKNEIGFLAMHVHRLLEAYRQGDNQRGQRRDSSGL, translated from the coding sequence ATGTCCGGTGGCAGAGAGTACCGGGTCGAGCGCGCAGTAGGCAATAACGTTATTTTGACGGTGCGTGTGGATACGGGAAAGGAATATGTGCTGTTCGGCAAAGGACTCGGCTTCGAGGCCAAAGGACTGCAGACCATTCCGGGTGACGATCCGCGCATTGAAAAGCGCTACCGGCTGGACGACAAGGAAGAAGCCGGACGCTACCGTTTGCTGCTGGAGGAAATCGAGCCGGAATCCGTCGCCATTGCCGAGCGAATCGTCGAACGAATTCGGGAGGATATGGGCATCCCCGTTAGCCCTAAAGTTTATTTTGCGCTGCCGAGCCATATTCAGTTCGCCGTATTTCGGCTGCATAGCGGGATGGAGATCAGCAATCCATTTCTGGAGGAAACGAAGCTGGCCTTCCCTCAAGAATATGCCATTGCAGCGGAAGCGGCGCGCATGATTGAAGAAGCGTTCGGAATTCCTATTCCCGAAGAGGAAATCGGCTTTCTCACCTTCCATGTCCATTCGGCTGCAGGGGAGCTATCCGCTGGACAACTGGCGCGGCGCACCAAGCTGATGGCGGAGATGATCGCGTTAATCGAGCAAGAGGGCGACATCGAAATTCCGCGCAGAGGCAGCGACTATGCAAGACTCGTTATGCATCTGCATCATGCGCTAGACCGGCTTGCGGAAGGTAAAAGCGTTACGAATCCTTTTGCCGATGAGATTGCCGACAAGTTCCCCGAAATGTACCGGATAGCTGCGCTCGCCGCAGAGAAGATGGAGAAGGAGCTCAGTTTGTCAGTGGGCAAAAACGAGATCGGATTCCTTGCGATGCATGTGCATCGTCTGTTGGAAGCTTACAGGCAAGGGGATAACCAACGCGGGCAACGCCGGGATTCGTCGGGTTTGTAG
- a CDS encoding PTS system, glucose-specific IIA component: MFKKWFSSKKEVQVVEAAAAITGRLVPLTEVPDEAFAQGMMGPGAAIDPSEGVAVAPFDGVIAHLIDTHHAVIVEHESGLQLLIHIGINTVSMKGSGFKALVKTGDAVKAGQPLIEFDLEAIRAAGHSLISPVIVAEEEAAEKVDCQYGAVKAGATGNYTITLKQT; the protein is encoded by the coding sequence ATGTTCAAAAAATGGTTCAGCAGCAAAAAGGAAGTTCAGGTTGTCGAGGCCGCAGCCGCTATTACAGGACGTCTCGTTCCACTGACGGAAGTGCCGGATGAAGCTTTTGCCCAAGGAATGATGGGCCCAGGAGCCGCTATCGACCCGTCCGAAGGCGTTGCTGTCGCTCCGTTCGATGGAGTTATTGCGCATCTAATCGATACGCATCATGCGGTCATTGTGGAGCATGAATCCGGACTGCAGCTGTTGATCCATATCGGCATCAATACGGTATCTATGAAAGGCAGCGGCTTCAAGGCGCTGGTCAAAACCGGCGATGCCGTTAAGGCAGGGCAGCCGCTGATCGAGTTTGACCTGGAAGCAATCCGCGCTGCTGGCCACTCGCTCATCTCTCCGGTCATCGTGGCCGAGGAAGAAGCGGCCGAGAAGGTTGACTGTCAATACGGCGCCGTCAAGGCGGGCGCAACCGGGAATTATACGATAACCCTTAAACAAACTTAA
- a CDS encoding Glycosyltransferase family 28 C-terminal domain-containing protein, whose product MKTTMKTRHHDKTIVLTGGGSTGHVSVNLALIPGLLADGWSVHYIGSKDGIERSLIEPLKGVTYHEISTGKLRRYWDKRNLSDMLRVGKGLVQATALLRRLRPNIVFSKGGFVSVPVVLGAKLNRIPAIIHESDVTPGLANRIAIPCATAVCTTFPETAAYIRGARVVQVGPLVRPELYNGDAERGRKLCGFDRSRPVLLVMGGSLGSRRLNEAITEALPELLPRWQIVHLRGKGQVASEAAVAGGGSAASGAKEAGGGSAEASLAAKGPGTGGGATGRSATGRLTVSGLATGGSMTGGSATSDSVVEPGYRSFEYLSEELPDVLALADAVLTRAGANALFEMLALRKPMLLVPLPLSQSRGDQLRNAASFEAAGLARVLPEEKLSTVTLMQELRALTTGDPDLQDRLIAAAPADPLPQLHDLIRETAKGRS is encoded by the coding sequence GTCCTCACAGGAGGCGGCTCTACCGGACATGTGAGCGTCAATCTGGCTTTGATTCCTGGCCTGCTGGCAGACGGTTGGTCCGTTCATTACATCGGCTCAAAAGATGGCATCGAGCGCAGCCTAATCGAGCCGCTAAAAGGCGTGACCTACCATGAGATTTCCACTGGTAAACTGCGCCGCTACTGGGATAAACGCAATCTATCCGACATGCTGCGCGTCGGCAAGGGATTGGTGCAGGCCACGGCGCTGCTGCGACGGCTGCGGCCGAATATTGTATTTTCCAAAGGCGGCTTCGTAAGTGTGCCGGTTGTGCTGGGAGCGAAGCTCAACCGTATTCCAGCCATCATCCACGAGTCCGACGTAACACCTGGTCTTGCCAATCGGATCGCAATTCCTTGCGCGACTGCCGTCTGTACGACTTTCCCCGAGACGGCCGCCTATATCCGCGGCGCACGCGTTGTGCAGGTTGGACCGCTCGTGCGGCCGGAGCTGTACAACGGCGATGCGGAACGCGGTCGGAAGCTGTGCGGCTTCGACCGCAGCCGCCCCGTCCTGCTCGTCATGGGCGGCAGCCTCGGCTCGCGCCGCCTTAACGAGGCGATCACCGAGGCGCTGCCGGAGCTGCTGCCGCGCTGGCAGATCGTCCATTTGCGCGGCAAAGGGCAGGTCGCCAGCGAAGCTGCGGTGGCTGGCGGTGGCTCGGCGGCCAGCGGAGCTAAGGAGGCTGGTGGAGGCTCGGCGGAGGCTAGCTTGGCAGCGAAAGGCCCGGGGACAGGCGGGGGAGCGACGGGGCGTTCAGCGACCGGTCGTTTGACGGTGAGCGGATTAGCGACGGGCGGCTCAATGACGGGTGGATCGGCAACGAGCGATTCCGTTGTAGAGCCGGGCTACCGCTCGTTCGAGTATTTATCGGAGGAGCTGCCCGATGTGCTGGCGCTGGCTGATGCCGTGCTGACGCGCGCAGGCGCCAACGCGCTCTTCGAGATGCTGGCGCTGCGCAAGCCAATGCTGCTTGTGCCGCTGCCGCTCTCGCAAAGCCGCGGTGACCAGTTGCGCAATGCAGCCTCCTTTGAGGCTGCTGGGCTTGCTCGAGTGCTGCCGGAGGAGAAGCTGAGCACGGTCACGCTGATGCAAGAGCTGCGGGCGCTTACTACTGGCGATCCGGATCTGCAAGACCGCTTGATAGCAGCAGCTCCCGCTGATCCGCTGCCACAGCTGCATGACCTCATCCGCGAGACAGCGAAAGGGCGCAGCTAA
- a CDS encoding PTS system N-acetylglucosamine-specific IIB component, Glc family /PTS system N-acetylglucosamine-specific IIC component, Glc family, with amino-acid sequence MLAFLQKIGKSLMLPVAALPAAAILLRFGNINYVTDFGWGSTGEWINTYIAPFLAAGGSAIFDNLPIIFAVGVAIGMAGDAVATLAAVIAYLVLQNVLKAGPVVFPGIIGKDSVLNMGVLGGIASGLVAAYMYNRFHKIKLPDWLGFFGGKRFVPIITSVSMILIGIVFALIWGPVQGWLDTFGNWVVSLGGVGAFIYGLANRLLLPFGLHHILNSIAWFQIGTFTDAAGKVVTGDLNRYFAGDRTAGMFMTGFFPIMMFALPAAAMAIIHTARPERRKVVSSIFIGAAVASFLTGITEPLEFAFMFVAPLLYVVHAVLAGISGWIMYELDVKLGFGFSAGLLDYLINYQLATNPLILIPVGLVFAVVYYVLFRFLIVKLNLKTPGREDEEASETGTSGNPQDVAGGSALGATSANDKASQVLDALGGAGNIESVDACITRLRLVVKDDKEVRDADLKKLGAVGVIRLGKGAVQAIFGTSSEELKDEINKKL; translated from the coding sequence ATGTTAGCTTTTTTGCAAAAAATCGGGAAATCTCTCATGCTGCCAGTAGCAGCACTGCCTGCAGCGGCGATTCTGCTGCGCTTCGGCAATATCAACTACGTCACTGACTTCGGATGGGGCAGCACCGGCGAATGGATCAACACTTATATCGCACCGTTTCTGGCAGCAGGCGGTTCGGCGATTTTTGATAACTTGCCAATTATATTCGCAGTTGGCGTTGCGATCGGCATGGCTGGAGACGCTGTAGCCACGCTGGCGGCGGTTATTGCTTACTTAGTGCTGCAGAATGTGCTGAAAGCAGGTCCGGTAGTGTTCCCGGGCATCATCGGCAAGGACAGCGTACTCAACATGGGCGTACTTGGCGGTATCGCATCGGGTCTTGTTGCAGCTTATATGTACAATCGATTCCACAAAATCAAACTGCCGGACTGGCTCGGATTTTTCGGCGGCAAGCGTTTTGTACCGATCATCACGTCTGTTTCAATGATTCTTATCGGTATTGTGTTTGCACTGATCTGGGGTCCGGTGCAGGGCTGGCTGGATACGTTCGGTAATTGGGTCGTCAGCCTCGGCGGTGTCGGTGCTTTCATCTACGGGTTGGCGAACCGCTTGCTGCTCCCGTTTGGCCTGCATCATATTCTCAACAGCATTGCCTGGTTCCAGATCGGAACGTTCACAGATGCAGCTGGCAAAGTAGTAACGGGCGACCTGAACCGCTACTTCGCTGGAGACCGCACGGCGGGTATGTTCATGACTGGTTTCTTCCCGATCATGATGTTCGCGTTGCCTGCGGCGGCTATGGCTATCATCCACACTGCCCGTCCAGAGCGTCGCAAGGTGGTTTCCTCCATTTTCATCGGGGCGGCTGTCGCCTCGTTCTTGACCGGCATCACGGAGCCGCTTGAATTCGCGTTCATGTTCGTCGCGCCGCTGCTGTATGTTGTCCATGCTGTGCTTGCGGGCATTAGCGGATGGATTATGTACGAGCTTGACGTCAAGCTCGGCTTCGGATTCTCGGCCGGTTTGCTCGACTATTTGATCAACTATCAGCTTGCCACGAACCCGCTCATTCTCATTCCAGTCGGCCTGGTGTTCGCGGTTGTCTACTATGTGTTGTTCCGCTTCCTGATCGTTAAGCTGAATCTAAAAACGCCTGGCCGTGAGGACGAAGAAGCCTCCGAAACCGGCACAAGCGGCAATCCGCAAGATGTCGCTGGAGGCTCGGCACTCGGCGCTACTAGTGCTAATGATAAAGCCTCCCAGGTGCTGGACGCACTTGGCGGTGCTGGCAATATCGAGAGCGTGGACGCCTGCATTACGCGGCTGCGACTCGTCGTCAAGGACGACAAGGAAGTACGGGACGCTGACCTCAAAAAGCTGGGCGCTGTCGGCGTTATCCGCCTTGGTAAAGGCGCGGTGCAAGCTATATTCGGAACCTCTTCGGAGGAGCTGAAGGATGAGATTAATAAAAAGCTTTAG